One region of Carassius auratus strain Wakin unplaced genomic scaffold, ASM336829v1 scaf_tig00215205, whole genome shotgun sequence genomic DNA includes:
- the LOC113093958 gene encoding semaphorin-3G-like produces MELPVLVLVAVVLSFGTSSKLNVPRLRLSYKDLLATNRTSIFSGLNGDLHLSAVFLDEYHDRLFLGGKDVLYSLRLDHKHDAKEIHWPSLPGNREDCILKGKDPETECANFVRLLKPFNRTHLLACGTGAFQPVCAYVIVGHRGEHVFSLDRSTVQNGRGKCPHDPKLPFASTFTGGELYTGLTADFLGRDSVILRGLGTRSPMRTEMDQRILHEPRFIAAHLIPDSADRDDDKMYFFYTERATETAERDDEGAIHTRIGRLCVNDVGGQRVLVNKWSTFIKARLVCSVPGPHGIQTHFHQLEDVFLLRTKDETNPEIYAIFSTISNVFQGYAVCVYSMADIREAFNGPFAHKERPDYQWGPYEGRVPYPRPGVCPSKITAQPGRAFRSTLEFPDAVLQFARTHPLMWRPIYPSQRQPLLLRTGAAYRLTHITVDRTQAEDGYYDVMFIGTDIGTVLKVIVLGNSNSLTNEEITLEEMQVFKVPTPITSMDISVKRQTLFVGSHTGVVQVPLHRCSMYGKACAECCLARDPYCAWDGHTCTRYLPNTKRRYRRQDIKHANPALQCMDQNPSVEDLELTEERVVYCTENNSTFLECIPRSPQATVTWHIQRDDYMEEVVLEERITKTDDGLLFRRVLRQDEGIYVCRSREHGFTRTLARFWLDVLHTDTLSDLLSRNSKYKVWSPCPANTASTNRGPARAWFKDVLQLIGPSNLPQVEQYCERVWCNEKLRRKHKNMMDKYRQAQDSVRRARVQKSTGESRIRSPRDLHSQE; encoded by the exons ATGGAATTACCGGTTCTGGTTTTAGTGGCGGTGGTCCTATCGTTCGGCACCAGCAGTAAACTGAACGTGCCGCGCCTTCGACTGTCATACAAAG ATCTGTTGGCCACAAACCGTACCTCCATTTTCAGTGGTTTAAATGGAGATCTGCACTTGTCAGCTGTGTTTTTGGATGAATATCATGACAGGCTTTTCTTGGGAGGGAAGGATGTTCTCTACTCGTTGAGACTAGATCACAAACATGATGCTAAAGAG ATCCATTGGCCTTCGTTGCCTGGGAACCGGGAGGACTGTATTCTCAAAGGGAAGGACCCCGAG ACGGAGTGTGCAAACTTTGTACGGTTGTTGAAGCCATTTAACCGCACTCATCTACTGGCCTGTGGAACTGGAGCTTTCCAACCcgtgtgtgcatatgtgattGTTGGACACCGCGGAgag CATGTGTTCAGTTTGGATCGCAGCACGGTACAGAATGGGAGGGGGAAATGTCCCCATGACCCCAAACTACCCTTCGCAAGCACATTCACAG gtggaGAGCTGTACACCGGTCTGACTGCAGATTTTTTGGGGAGAGACTCTGTGATTTTGAGAGGTTTAGGGACTCGCTCGCCAATGAGAACAGAGATGGATCAGAGAATCCTACATG AGCCCAGGTTTATTGCGGCCCACCTCATTCCCGACAGTGCAGACAGAGATGatgataaaatgtatttcttctaCACTGAAAGAGCAACAGAGACTGCAGAGCGAGACGATGAAGGAGCCATACACACACGCATTGGACGATTGTGTGTG AATGATGTGGGTGGGCAGAGGGTTCTGGTGAATAAGTGGAGCACATTTATTAAAGCCCGACTGGTGTGTTCTGTTCCTGGACCTCACGGCATCCAAACACACTTTCACCAGCTGG AGGATGTGTTTCTGTTAAGGACCAAAGATGAAACCAATCCAGAGATCTACGCAATATTCAGCACCATCAG TAATGTGTTTCAGGGctatgcagtgtgtgtgtatagtatggCTGATATCCGTGAAGCATTTAATGGGCCATTTGCTCATAAAGAAAGGCCGGACTATCAGTGGGGACCTTACGAAGGACGAGTCCCTTACCCGAGACCAGGAGTGTGCCCTAGTAAGATCACGGCTCAGCCTGGCCGTGCCTTCCGTAGCACACTGGAGTTTCCAGATGCTGTTCTGCAATTTGCTCGAACACACCCACTAATGTGGCGTCCCATTTACCCATCACAACGGCAACCACTGCTGCTCCGCACCGGCGCCGCATACAGGCTCACACACATCACCGTAGACCGCACACAGGCCGAGGACGGATACTATGATGTCATGTTCATCGGCACTG ATATTGGGACTGTGCTAAAGGTTATCGTACTTGGAAACAGTAACTCTCTCACCAACGAAGAGATCACTCTGGAGGAAATGCAAGTGTTCAAG GTACCCACTCCCATAACCTCCATGGACATATCTGTGAAAAGG caAACTCTGTTTGTGGGTTCACACACAGGTGTTGTCCAGGTGCCTCTGCACCGCTGCAGTATGTACGGTAAAGCTTGTGCCGAGTGCTGCCTGGCTCGAGATCCATACTGTGCCTGGGACGGACACACCTGCACACGCTACCTGCCAAACACAAAACGACGTTACCGAAGACAGGACATCAAACATGCAAACCCAGCACTGCAGTGCATGGACCAAAACCCCAGCG TGGAGGACCTAGAGCTGACTGAAGAACGGGTCGTTTACTGCACTGAGAACAACAGCACCTTCCTGGAGTGCATCCCTCGATCGCCACAGGCCACGGTCACATGGCACATCCAGAGAGATGACTACATGGAGGAG GTGGTATTGGAGGAACGCATCACTAAGACAGACGATGGTTTGTTGTTCCGCCGTGTGCTCCGTCAGGACGAAGGCATCTATGTGTGTCGATCTCGGGAACACGGATTCACACGAACCCTCGCACGCTTCTGGTTGGACGTCTTACACACCGACACCCTTTCGGACCTCCTGTCACGTAACAGCAAATATAAAGTATGGTCGCCGTGCCCTGCCAACACAGCCTCTACCAATCGTGGCCCGGCCAGGGCGTGGTTCAAGGACGTCTTGCAGCTGATTGGTCCTTCAAACCTGCCGCAGGTGGAGCAGTACTGTGAACGTGTTTGGTGTAATGAGAAGCTGAGacgcaaacacaaaaacatgatgGACAAATATCGGCAAGCGCAGGACTCTGTGCGGAGAGCACGAGTCCAAAAGAGCACAGGAGAATCCCGAATCCGCTCTCCACGGGATCTTCACTCGCAAGAGTAA